The following proteins come from a genomic window of Botrytis cinerea B05.10 chromosome 14, complete sequence:
- the Bcmcm2 gene encoding Bcmcm2, with translation MSSPLRNNMSSANRGVDGGRNRRKRSREPEDDDLPGGAAASSPPGDLRSSPPAPIRHGVEDEDDDEIEDDVEIAGDIDDVDEMAEDEDGIDLFAGNYERDYNARDNTNYEGADIDDEGEYDELDAAARRQLEARLNRRDRELARQRRMPAAFLQDEDEDGDLDLMNQPRRRRHHYDEDEDEDMQEDIMEEELSLETLQDVKSSSLVEWIATPSVQRTIRREFKAFLTEYTDDHGVSVYGSRIKTLGEINAESLEVSYDHLSASKAILAYFLANAPGEMLQLFDEVAMEVTLLHYNDYQQIHSEIHVRITDLPVHYTLRQLRQTHLNCLVRVSGVVTRRSGVFPQLKYVMFDCSKCHTRLGPFQQESNVEVKISFCANCQSRGPFNLNSEKTVYRNYQKLTLQESPGTVPAGRLPRHREVILLWDLIDKAKPGEEIEVTGVYRNNYDAQLNNRNGFPVFATILEANNVVKSHDQLAGFRLTEEDEHEIRALSRDPQIVDKIINSIAPSIYGHTDIKTAVALSLMGGVAKVAQGKHHIRGDINVLLLGDPGTAKSQVLKYVEKTAHRAVFATGQGASAVGLTASVRKDPLTSEWTLEGGALVLADRGTCLIDEFDKMNDQDRTSIHEAMEQQTISISKAGIVTTLQARCGIIAAANPIGGRYNSTIPFSQNVELTEPILSRFDILCVVRDTVDPAEDERLARFVVGSHGRSHPGSQPTDENQASMETEHDAEMRDSAINGGEPKQEGEIKQELLRKYILYARERCSPKLYNIDEEKVSKLFADMRRESLATGAYPITVRHLEAIMRISEAFCRMRLSEYVSAQDIDRAIAVTIDSFVGSQKVSCKKALARAFAKYTLARPGGGRRNRNSERGQRAATATMA, from the exons ATGAG TTCCCCTCTGCGAAATAACATGTCATCAGCCAACCGCGGTGTCGATGGGGGTCGAAATCGTCGCAAGCGCTCCAGAGAgccagaagatgatgatttgcCGGGCGGTGCCGCAGCTTCTAGCCCACCCGGAGATTTAAGATCCTCGCCACCAGCACCAATCCGGCACGGTGTCGAAGACGAGGACGATGACGAGATAGAggatgatgttgagattGCTGGCGATATCGATGACGTTGATGAGATGGCAGAAGATGAGGACGGAATTGATCTCTTTGCTGGCAATTATGAACGAGATTACAATGCTCGGGACAATACAAATTACGAGGGTGCGGATATCGATGACGAAGGAGAATACGATGAACTCGACGCTGCGGCCAGAAGACAACTCGAAGCCAGATTGAATCGCCGTGATAGAGAACTTGCTAGACAACGTCGTATGCCAGCTGCTTTCTTgcaagacgaagatgaagatggagactTGGATTTAATGAACCAGCCAAGACGTAGACGCCATCAttatgatgaagacgaagatgaagatatgcaAGAGGATAttatggaagaagaattgtcTCTTGAGACTTTACAGGACGTCAAGTCATCCAGTTTGGTCGAGTGGATTGCTACACCATCCGTTCAAAGAACTATTCGGAGGGAATTCAAAGCTTTTCTTACAGAATACACCGATGACCATGGAGTTTCTGTTTATGGTAGCCGCATCAAGACACTAGGAGAGATCAACGCAGAGTCACTAGAGGTTTCATATGACCATCTATCCGCCTCAAAAGCCATCCTTGCATATTTCTTGGCCAACGCTCCAGGCGAGATGCTTCAATTATTCGATGAAGTTGCTATGGAGGTGACCCTTCTGCATTACAACGATTACCAACAAATTCATTCCGAGATTCATGTTCGAATCACCGATTTACCCGTTCATTATACTCTACGACAACTTCGACAAACACATTTAAATTGTCTCGTTAGAGTCAGTGGTGTGGTTACTCGCCGTAGTGGTGTGTTTCCCCAATTGAAATATGTCATGTTCGACTGTTCCAAATGTCATACAAGACTTGGCCCTTTCCAACAAGAGTCTAATGTCGAAGTGAAGATTTCTTTCTGTGCGAATTGTCAATCTCGTGGTCCTTTCAACCTCAACTCAGAAAAGACTGTCTATCGCAACTATCAAAAGTTGACTCTCCAAGAATCCCCAGGTACTGTTCCTGCTGGACGTCTGCCGCGTCATCGTGAAGTCATTCTTCTTTGGGATCTTATCGACAAAGCCAAGCCCGGTGAGGAAATTGAAGTCACGGGTGTCTACCGTAATAACTACGATGCTCAATTGAACAATCGAAACGGTTTCCCTGTATTTGCAACAATATTAGAGGCCAACAATGTTGTAAAATCTCACGATCAACTTGCTGGATTCAGACTTACAGAGGAAGATGAGCATGAGATTCGCGCACTTTCTCGAGATCCGCAAATTGTGGATAAGATTATCAATTCGATTGCACCAAGTATTTATGGCCATACTGATATCAAAACAGCTGTGGCCCTGTCACTCATGGGTGGAGTTGCTAAAGTTGCTCAAGGAAAGCATCACATCCGTGGTGATATCAATGTGTTACTTCTTGGAGATCCTGGAACCGCGAAATCTCAAGTTCTAAAATATGTAGAAAAGACCGCCCACAGAGCTGTCTTTGCTACTGGTCAAGGAGCTAGTGCTGTTGGTCTCACAGCAAGTGTACGCAAAGATCCCCTTACTAGTGAGTGGACTTTGGAAGGTGGCGCTTTGGTACTTGCAGACAGAGGTACATGTCTCATTGATGAGTTCGATAAGATGAACGATCAAGATCGAACATCCATTCACGAAGCTATGGAACAACAaactatctccatctctaaaGCTGGTATCGTTACAACACTTCAGGCTCGATGTGGTATTATCGCGGCAGCAAATCCAATTGGTGGACGTTATAATTCGACCATCCCTTTCTCACAGAATGTCGAGCTCACCGAACCGATTTTGTCTcgttttgatattctttgtGTTGTTCGTGATACTGTCGACCCGGCGGAAGATGAAAGACTCGCCAGATTCGTCGTGGGTTCTCACGGCCGTTCTCATCCAGGAAGTCAACCTACGGACGAGAATCAAGCCTCTATGGAAACAGAGCATGACGCTGAAATGCGCGATAGTGCTATCAATGGTGGCGAACCAAAACAAGAAGGCGAGATCAAGCAAGAGTTACTTAGAAAATACATTCTTTATGCTAGAGAAAGATGCAGTCCAAAGCTTTACAACATcgatgaagagaaagtttCCAAGCTCTTTGCAGATATGAGAAGAGAATCGTTGGCGACTGGAGCTTATCCTATCACT GTGCGTCATCTTGAAGCTATCATGCGTATCAGTGAAGCATTCTGTCGCATGCGACTCTCTGAATACGTCTCCGCGCAAGATATTGATCGAGCAATTGCTGTTACGATTGATTCTTTCGTTGGCAGTCAAAAGGTCAGTTGCAAGAAAGCACTCGCCCGTGCTTTTGCAAAGTATACACTTGCAAGACCTGGTGGTGGAAGGAGGAACAGAAACTCAGAAAGAGGGCAAAGAGCGGCTACTGCTACAATGGCTTAA